The following proteins come from a genomic window of Alnus glutinosa chromosome 10, dhAlnGlut1.1, whole genome shotgun sequence:
- the LOC133879297 gene encoding serine carboxypeptidase-like 40, translating to MESSRPFCWLLLAFLILSSSFVAQTHGRMKEQCPLYRYKATLLKPDFGVDTSDFKVIEHGINETNVYPQEGFKEKDRIERLPGQPPVNFSQYGGYITVNKSAGRALYYYFVEAQQPNGKLPLLLWLNGGIYIHPGFSSLGYGAMQELGPFRVHNDSKTLFTNKFSWNHVANVLFLESPAGVGFSFSNTTSDYNNTGDRSTTTDNYVFLVNWFERFPEYKNRTFYISGRDYAGHHVPQLAQTILYHNKKANKTIINLKGIIIGNAVINDETDIKGTYDNLAGHVFASDLEASQIQKYCGFSLNASRRSPECTAAIDAVEGDIANGLDLYNLYAPICFPKGDTVQHIEASVLEFADPCSFDYVYAYLNRPDVQEALHANVTKLTHDWDICSSFIKKWKDSPSTVIPLLRELMANGLRVWIYSGDLDGTVSFTSTKYSINSMKLPVKNDWSPWAYFAEVGGYTEEYEGGLNFVTVRLAGQQVPKDQPGKAFVLIKHFLDGTPLPVLVQN from the exons ATGGAGAGCAGTAGGCCTTTTTGTTGGCTTCTTTTAGCCTTTCTCATTCTTTCGTCGTCCTTCGTGGCTCAAACTCATGGGAGGATGAAAGAACAATGTCCACTCTATCGCTACAAGGCCACGTTGTTGAAGCCAGATTTTGGTGTGGACACGAGTGATTTCAAGGTAATCGAACATGGCATTAATGAAACAAATGTTTATCCTCAGGAGGGCTTCAAGGAGAAAGATAGGATTGAGAGGCTGCCTGGACAACCCCCCGTGAATTTCTCTCAATATGGTGGTTATATCACGGTGAATAAATCAGCGGGTCGTGCGCTTTATTATTACTTTGTTGAGGCTCAGCAGCCTAATGGCAAAttgcctcttcttctttggcttaatggaggtatatatatacat CCAGGCTTTTCATCTCTTGGTTATGGAGCAATGCAAGAGCTGGGACCATTTCGTGTGCACAACGATAGCAAAACACTTTTCACAAATAAATTTTCTTGGAATCATG TTGCAAACGTTCTGTTCCTTGAGTCACCTGCTGGGGTAGGATTTTCATTCTCAAATACAACATCAGACTATAATAACACGGGAGATAGAAGCACTACAACAGATAATTATGTGTTTTTGGTGAATTGGTTTGAGAGATTTCCAGAGTACAAGAACCGGACTTTTTATATATCTGGGAGAGACTATGCTGGACATCATGTTCCTCAGCTTGCACAAACCATTCTCTATCATAACAAGAAGGCTAACAAGACCATCATCAACCTTAAGGGCATCATT ATTGGAAATGCAGTAATTAATGATGAAACTGATATAAAAGGAACATATGATAACCTAGCGGGCCATGTTTTCGCTTCGGATCTAGAGGCGtctcaaatacaaaaatactgTGGTTTCTCACTCAATGCCTCCAGACGGTCCCCTGAGTGCACTGCAGCCATAGATGCAGTCGAAGGGGATATTGCCAACGGTCTTGATCTGTATAACCTCTATGCTCCCATTTGCTTCCCTAAAGGCGACACAGTCCAGCACATTGAAGCTTCT GTACTAGAATTTGCAGATCCGTGCAGCTTTGATTATGTGTATGCCTATTTGAATCGGCCTGATGTTCAAGAAGCACTTCATGCCAATGTAACCAAACTTACACATGACTGGGACATATGCAGTAGTTTCATCAAAAAATGGAAAGATAGCCCATCAACCGTCATTCCCCTTCTGCGGGAGCTCATGGCTAATGGACTTCGAGTTTGGATTTATAG TGGTGACCTCGATGGAACGGTTTCTTTTACTTCAACGAAGTACTCTATAAATAGTATGAAGCTTCCTGTGAAGAACGATTGGAGTCCATGGGCCTACTTCGCAGAG GTTGGAGGCTATACAGAAGAGTATGAGGGAGGCCTAAATTTTGTGACAGTGAGATTGGCAGGTCAGCAAGTTCCGAAGGACCAGCCTGGCAAAGCATTTGTTCTGATCAAGCACTTCCTTGATGGCACACCTCTTCCTGTACTGGttcaaaattaa